The Spiroplasma apis B31 genomic sequence ACGATTGCTGTTTTGACTAATGGATGAAAGGAAAATGTTGGTGATTTTTGTTTACTACCAATATTTCTAATTGGTCAATTAATTGGAGCAATATTAGGGCAAGTAATTATTGATATATTTTATATTAAACATATTTTACACACAGCAGCAAGTGGGGAAGGTGCTAATGTACTAGGAATGCACTGTACAGCACCAACTTATCGCAACGTAGCACTTAACTTTTTTGCAGAGTTTGTAGGAACCGTTGTTCTTATTGTTGCAATATTATCCATTAAAAAATTTTATTCTAATGCTGGATGAATGGGTCCATTGTTTGTTGGATTAACTGTGTTTGGTATTGGATTATCTTTAGGGGGAACAACTGGGTATGCCATAAACCCTGTAAGAGACATAGTACCAAGAATAGTTCACCAATTATTACCTATTAAAAACAAAGCGAGCTCAGATTGAAGTTATTCTTGAATACCTGTAATAGCACCGTTGGCAAGTGGGTTAGTAGTTGGAGCAGCATTTTTGATTTAAAAAATCACGTTAGATTGGATTACATATGGAAAAGTTCGAATATGATATTTGTATCATAGGCGCTGGAATAATAGGTGCCTCAGTAGCAAGAGAATTATCGAAATATAAATTAAATATTATTGTCCTTGAGTCAAATCCCAGTTATGCAATGGAGACATCAGAAGGAAATTCTGGTTTAATACATGGTGGTTTCGATGCTAAAACAGGAAAACTAAATGCATCTTTGAATATACTCGGTAAGGAAAGGTATAATGACTGATTTAGAGAGTTGGATTTTAGTCACAAGAATATAAATTCTTTAGTATTAGCTTTCAATGATAATGAGGTAGAACATTTGAATATTTTGTATAACAGAGGGATAGATAATGGTTTAAACTCAAAAGAAATGCAAATCATTAATCAAAATAAAATCTTAGAAATGGAGCCAAATATCAATAAAGATGTGAAAAAAGCTTTATTATGTAATAGTTCAGTGGTAATTGATCCAGTTGAACTAACAGGAGTTTTATTAAAAAACGCCATTAGAAATGGAGTTAAAGTTAAATTTAACAGTAAAGTTACTCATATTTCTAAAAGTGAAGATCGTTTTGAAGTTTCATTTAATGAGGAGACTGTTTCTGCAAAAAGAGTCATTAATTGTGCTGGACACTATGCGGATGTAATCTCTAAGATGGCAGGATTTGATGATTTTACTTTAAATACAAGAAGGGGCGAATATTTGGTTTTAGAGAAGTCTGTGAATAATAATGTGAATAATGTTTTATTTATGGTTCCAACAATTCACGGTAAAGGGGTTCTCGTAGCCCCTACATTGAAGGGAAAAATACTAGTTGGACCAACAGCTGAAGAAAATGTTCCAAAAGAGGAGACAAGAGTGATAACACCAGAGAAGGAACAAGAAATAATAAAAATCGGTAAACAAATATTACCTAATTTAGATATTAAGTTAACTAGTCTTCGCTTTTCTGGATCACGACCTATCTATTTAAAGACAGATGATTTTTATATCAATTACGCATCAAAGGATAAAAACTTTATTAATATCGCAGGTATTAAGAGCCCTGGAATATCTTGTGCTCCGTCAATTGCTGACTATGTAATAAATCTCTTGAAACCATTTCTAAAAATGGAAATAAACCCAAATTATCAACCAAATGAGAAAAACATATTTTATAAATAAAGATAAAATAATTAGGAAGGAATGCACGAAATGGAAGAATATATTGTAACACTAGACGAGGGGACAACAAGTGCAAGAACACTTGTTGTCAATAAAAAAGGGGAAATTGTTTCCTCAAATCAGAAAGAATTGTCTCAGTTTTATCCAAATGAGGGATGAGTTGAACAAGACCCTGTTGAGATTTGAAATACTCAACGTACAACACTTATAGGAGCCTTAAATGCAAGCGATATAAGTCCAGAACAAATAAAAGCGATTGGAATTACTAACCAAAGAGAAACAGTTATAGTATGAGACAAAGAGACTGGGAATCCTATCTATAATGCAATTGTTTGACAGGATCGAAGAACCGATGCCTTTTGTATTGATTTAGAAAAAACACATAAAGAATTTATTAAGGAAAAAACAGGTTTAGTGGTGGATGCTTATTTCTCAGCTAGTAAAGTGAAATGAATTTTAGATAATGTTAAGGGAGCAAAAGAGAAAGCAAAAAACGGAAAACTTTATTTTGGTAACGTTAATACATGATTGATATGGAGATTAACTGGAGGAGAAGCATTTGTAACAGACCACACTAATGCGTCAAGAACAATGTTATATAACATCAATACTCATGATTGAGACGATGATTTATTAAAATTATTTCAAATTCCAAAATCAATGTTACCCACAATTAAAAGCAATAGTGAAATTTATGGATATACATTTTTTGGCCTACTTTCAAAAATGTCTGATTGTAAAATACCAATTAGCTCTTCTATTGGAGATCAACAATCTGCACTATTTGGGCAAATTTGTTTAGAACCAGGTGAGATAAAAGCTACATATGGAACCGGTGCTTTCATTTTAATGAATACTGGTACTAGTAAAGTTGAGTCAAAAAACGGTCTTTTAACAACTATCGCATATAATATCGGGAAAAACTTTGTTTATGGACTTGAGGGGTCTGTAATGATGGCTGGAGCAACACTACAATGATTAAGAGATGAACTAAGAATTATTTATAAGACACAATTGAGCGAATGATACGCAGAGCAAGTGAATGACGATAGACAAGTTTATTTTGTACCAAGTTTCTCAGGTCTAGGTTCTCCATATTGAGATCCATATTCAAGGGGTGCTATTTTTGGACTTGATAGAGGTGTAACTAAAGAACATATTATAAAAGCAGGTTTAGAATCAATTGCTTTTCAAACCAACGATGTTTTTGATGCTATGGCTGAAGACTCTGGGTTAGAAATCAAAAATGTAAAAGTTGATGGTGGGGCCGCTAAAAATAATTATTTAATAAAATTTCAATCAAATATTAGTGAAACAACCATAATTAGACCTAAAAACATAGAGACAACAGCCATGGGTGCGGCTTTCTTATCTGGATTAGCTGTTGGTTTTTGAACTAGTATTGAGGAAATAAAAAGTATTTGAGCAACAGATACCAAGATTAATGCTGATACTAACTTCAACAAGGAGAAATATCTAAGGGGATGGAAAGAGGCGATTTCAAGAACAAGAAACTGACTTAAGGATACAAAATAATTCTTAGTCCATTTTTGGGATAAATAAAAAATAAAAAAAACTATAACTTTATCTATTTTCCTATATACTTATAAAGTATTTAAATAAATACCTTTTTAAGTTGAGAATGTTACGTAGATATTACCGTTTAAAAAGATGTATAAATGGCAGGAGGTAATATGTATGGGATTTGATCGTGATAATAGAAGAAGCAATGACCGTCCAAGATTTAACAATAATGGTAGATCTGGTGGCGGAAGTAACGGTCCAAGTAATGGTAGAATTGAAAATTTTGAAAAACCATTAATGGAACTATTGAAGTCAATAGATGAAAAATTAGAAGCAATTCTAAACAAATAGTTTACTAAAAAAATGTTGATAATCAACATTTTTTTATTTTTTAAAAATATTTTAAGGTTTTAAAAAAATCTCTAAATTCACACTTTTTGTGTTATAAATAAATTGAAATAAAAAGTACTATATGAGTTGAGTTACCAATGTTTATCTCTCTAATTCAGTAGGTGTATTTTTATTAATAAATTATCAAGTTACAAAGGCTGGTTAAATAAACGTTTAATTATGCTCTCAAGACTTTTTATTTCACAATTAATAAAATAAACATATCAATTAAATTGTTTTTCGCTTATTTGTTCTTATTTAAAACAAGTTTAAAAAAACAAAATATTAATTGATAGTTTTCGTAAAATATTCTTGCACCAAGAAACCTATTTGATAGCTTTCTATAAGTTTTGAACATATTTTAATGAATTGTGAACAAAATAAACTTGTAACTGAATTATAGTTACATTAAGTTTCTATCATGTTATTTCGTTAACTAAGAAACTCTTCAAATAATTGCTATATTATCATAATCGATTGATTTAGCTTAAATGTTATTTGCATTAACTTCAATATTTCATAATTTAATTATCTAAAGTATTTCTAAAATACTATGGTGCTGGTGATTATCAATTACTAATATTAATAAATTAAAAAACTATTATTTTTTATAAATAAACAAACAACATATTTTTAGATAATGTTTAGATACTATTAATCAACTTTTCTTGTTAAACATGAATATTTATTTGATGAAATTTTATACTTTCTATAATTATCGATAATTGTTCAAATTTTCTCTTCTTTTAAATAGTCATATAATTAACGGAATATCTCCTTCTGATAATTGCTCCAATAAATTTCATAATAGATCGTATATCTTTACATAAAACATCTAAATTTATTAAATTTCCGTGTTTAACAGAAATATAATTTAAAAAACAAGTTTTTTCTAATATTAGAAAAAATGTTGAGTATAAGCAATAAGAATAGAACATATTGATGCTATGTACTTTATTCATCATTATTGCTTTCGTAATACTTGAAAACCTATCATAATAAAAAAAATATAATGAGTAAACATAATTGCTAACTTCATCAAAAAAGTAAAATATATTTTATAAATTTAAATACAATGTTTAAGTAGTTCTGTGACCTATAAGTTCTACTTTCATCAATATAAAATATAAATTTAATCAAAGACACATAAATTAAATAATACTTTTTTGCTATAGTATAACTATAATCAATAATTTTAAAATAAAAAAATTTCTTATATAAGGAATTTTTTTATTTTATTAGTATTATTTATATATAGAGAAATGGAGATAAAAATGAAAGATAATGTAATATACAATGCTGGCAGTATGTTTACTGAAGCTCAATGAAATCAAAGAAAGATGGAGGGGAAGAAATTAAGAGAAATGTTTCCTAGTTTTGAAATTCATAATCCTGTTGATTTCGATTCAAATCAAGTAGAAAGACCAACTAATACATTTATTTTTGAACAAGATTATAATGGTCTTACTGATTCTAAATTTGTAATCTTTGAAATAGATGGTTGGGATTCTGGTACTCATATGGAATTTGGTTTAATGGTAGAACAAGCAATAAACAACCCAAATAAGTACCTTTTACCAATAGTTTCTGATTTTAGAGTGAAACAAGGAATACTGGAGGGTGAATTTCCAGGATTTGGCATAAATGAAATGTTTAGTGGTGCATTTCATTATGAAAAACTTAATAAGGGAGATGTACCTCAAATGATAGTTTGCGAGTCTCATGAAAAGGCTAGGGAAGCAATTAAAGCTATATGTGATAATGACACTAAAAACTTTAGGGATAGATTTGATATAAAAGATATTTACAAAAAAAATAACTAATAAAAAAACCTACATAATCTTTTGATTAAATGTAGGTTTTTTTATTTTATAAATTTTTCACAAAAATTTACAACTTTTTCATAATCAGCTATTGTATCGAGTTTTGCACCTGATGCAGTTTCGTGACCGCCACCACCAAAATGGTTTGCGATTTCTCTAACTGAGATCTTGTTAGAGCGAAATTCTACTCTACAATTATCTATATTTTCTACAAAAAATATTCAAATCTTTACGTTTTTAACTTCACCTAGTAAGTTAACTCATAATGAAACCAAATGCGGTTCACTCACTTCAAATTTCTTTAGTATATCGCTAGTAATCACAGAGTAAGCTATACCGCTTTTTGTTAAACAAAAGTTTGATAATATATATCCTTTTAATTTCATGTAATTAACTGGTAGACTATAAATATTTTCATATACCTTTTTGAAGTTTATTCCTTTTGACAGTAGAATAGAAGCCATATCAAATGTTCTTGAACTTACACTTCTATACATAAATCGATCTGTGTCTGTAACAAGCCCGTGAAACAAATAATATGCTGTTGACTCTGAAAATAACAAAGATGAACTATCGAATAGTTTTGTTAATAGTTCACAAGTTGCCGGATAGGTATCATCAACTATTTCAAATGTCCCATATTTGTCGACATTCACATGATGATCAATTTTGAATACCACGCTGGCAGAATGTAGAAAATCGAGGTTTGGAATATCAATTCTATTTAATGTAGCAGTGTCAGTTATTATTACTAGTGCTTTATCAAAATCTTGCTCTTGTAATTTATCGACTCTACCGATTGTTCGGTACTCATTTGGTAAGTTACCACCAAGAAGAACTTTTTTATCCTTGAAATTATCTTTAATAA encodes the following:
- a CDS encoding MIP/aquaporin family protein produces the protein MENWFTHFGTELLGTCFLILLGNGVVANVILRDTKGNKGGFIAITTGWALAVALAATISSALGGAAHLNPAVTIAVLTNGWKENVGDFCLLPIFLIGQLIGAILGQVIIDIFYIKHILHTAASGEGANVLGMHCTAPTYRNVALNFFAEFVGTVVLIVAILSIKKFYSNAGWMGPLFVGLTVFGIGLSLGGTTGYAINPVRDIVPRIVHQLLPIKNKASSDWSYSWIPVIAPLASGLVVGAAFLI
- the glpO gene encoding type 2 glycerol-3-phosphate oxidase, whose amino-acid sequence is MEKFEYDICIIGAGIIGASVARELSKYKLNIIVLESNPSYAMETSEGNSGLIHGGFDAKTGKLNASLNILGKERYNDWFRELDFSHKNINSLVLAFNDNEVEHLNILYNRGIDNGLNSKEMQIINQNKILEMEPNINKDVKKALLCNSSVVIDPVELTGVLLKNAIRNGVKVKFNSKVTHISKSEDRFEVSFNEETVSAKRVINCAGHYADVISKMAGFDDFTLNTRRGEYLVLEKSVNNNVNNVLFMVPTIHGKGVLVAPTLKGKILVGPTAEENVPKEETRVITPEKEQEIIKIGKQILPNLDIKLTSLRFSGSRPIYLKTDDFYINYASKDKNFINIAGIKSPGISCAPSIADYVINLLKPFLKMEINPNYQPNEKNIFYK
- the glpK gene encoding glycerol kinase GlpK; this encodes MEEYIVTLDEGTTSARTLVVNKKGEIVSSNQKELSQFYPNEGWVEQDPVEIWNTQRTTLIGALNASDISPEQIKAIGITNQRETVIVWDKETGNPIYNAIVWQDRRTDAFCIDLEKTHKEFIKEKTGLVVDAYFSASKVKWILDNVKGAKEKAKNGKLYFGNVNTWLIWRLTGGEAFVTDHTNASRTMLYNINTHDWDDDLLKLFQIPKSMLPTIKSNSEIYGYTFFGLLSKMSDCKIPISSSIGDQQSALFGQICLEPGEIKATYGTGAFILMNTGTSKVESKNGLLTTIAYNIGKNFVYGLEGSVMMAGATLQWLRDELRIIYKTQLSEWYAEQVNDDRQVYFVPSFSGLGSPYWDPYSRGAIFGLDRGVTKEHIIKAGLESIAFQTNDVFDAMAEDSGLEIKNVKVDGGAAKNNYLIKFQSNISETTIIRPKNIETTAMGAAFLSGLAVGFWTSIEEIKSIWATDTKINADTNFNKEKYLRGWKEAISRTRNWLKDTK
- a CDS encoding nucleoside 2-deoxyribosyltransferase → MKDNVIYNAGSMFTEAQWNQRKMEGKKLREMFPSFEIHNPVDFDSNQVERPTNTFIFEQDYNGLTDSKFVIFEIDGWDSGTHMEFGLMVEQAINNPNKYLLPIVSDFRVKQGILEGEFPGFGINEMFSGAFHYEKLNKGDVPQMIVCESHEKAREAIKAICDNDTKNFRDRFDIKDIYKKNN
- a CDS encoding DHH family phosphoesterase, with the protein product MDTLIKEIESHNKIILLRHIFPDYDAIGSQMALYSFIKDNFKDKKVLLGGNLPNEYRTIGRVDKLQEQDFDKALVIITDTATLNRIDIPNLDFLHSASVVFKIDHHVNVDKYGTFEIVDDTYPATCELLTKLFDSSSLLFSESTAYYLFHGLVTDTDRFMYRSVSSRTFDMASILLSKGINFKKVYENIYSLPVNYMKLKGYILSNFCLTKSGIAYSVITSDILKKFEVSEPHLVSLWVNLLGEVKNVKIWIFFVENIDNCRVEFRSNKISVREIANHFGGGGHETASGAKLDTIADYEKVVNFCEKFIK